The proteins below come from a single uncultured Carboxylicivirga sp. genomic window:
- a CDS encoding HTH domain-containing protein yields MKINLKTIPYQQLASLIENQQTGTASKLAKQIGVSRSTLFNMLDEIRGAGVEIEYCEEKHSYIYTNNKRIKVNQPIEIIAT; encoded by the coding sequence ATGAAAATTAACTTAAAAACCATCCCCTACCAACAACTAGCATCACTTATCGAAAATCAACAAACTGGCACTGCCTCAAAGTTGGCCAAACAAATTGGCGTATCGCGCTCTACCCTTTTTAATATGCTCGATGAAATAAGAGGTGCCGGAGTTGAAATTGAATACTGCGAAGAAAAACATAGTTATATCTACACAAATAATAAACGCATAAAAGTAAATCAACCCATCGAAATTATAGCAACTTAA
- a CDS encoding GLPGLI family protein, which produces MKQTYKQYLLFSLLVILSLSLGAQTNNGVKIINPSIFFASYNYEYQEDSASINSRRQEEMWLLIGKDLSQFAHNSMFRMDSMFYNCNDINDPKNMMKIGQQLRGDKFSYLTSYRIIKSNNKLTTDSYEVISNTYYKLSEEITFDWKLTNKPDTLISNFLCKEAQTTYRGRKYNAWYSVSIPINDGPYKFRGLPGLIVKVEDVEKEHSFSLTSFEKISYNKPITLWDRKFSDAEPEQYSKLKHNQTLDNLRKYGNPQVVNLSQDKLGSVEAKILSRNNLIEKY; this is translated from the coding sequence ATGAAACAAACTTATAAACAATACCTCCTTTTCTCACTTTTGGTAATATTATCATTATCATTAGGTGCACAAACAAATAATGGCGTTAAAATAATTAACCCTTCAATTTTCTTTGCATCCTACAACTATGAATATCAAGAAGATTCTGCAAGTATCAACTCTCGCAGACAAGAAGAAATGTGGCTATTAATTGGTAAAGATCTTTCTCAATTTGCTCACAATAGCATGTTCAGGATGGACTCCATGTTCTATAACTGCAATGATATTAATGATCCCAAAAATATGATGAAAATCGGCCAACAACTTAGAGGAGATAAATTTTCTTATCTCACAAGTTATCGTATTATTAAATCCAATAATAAACTAACTACAGATTCTTATGAAGTAATTTCCAATACCTACTATAAACTATCTGAAGAAATTACTTTTGATTGGAAACTAACTAACAAACCAGACACACTTATCTCAAACTTTTTATGCAAAGAAGCACAGACTACTTATAGGGGGCGAAAATATAATGCTTGGTACTCAGTGTCAATTCCCATTAACGATGGCCCCTACAAATTCAGAGGATTACCTGGTTTAATTGTTAAAGTTGAGGATGTAGAAAAAGAACATAGCTTCTCACTTACATCTTTCGAAAAAATAAGCTACAATAAACCAATAACTTTATGGGATAGAAAATTTTCAGATGCTGAACCTGAACAATATTCAAAACTAAAACACAATCAAACCCTAGATAATCTTAGAAAATATGGAAACCCTCAAGTGGTGAATTTATCTCAAGATAAACTGGGTAGTGTTGAAGCAAAAATTTTAAGTAGAAATAACCTAATTGAAAAGTATTAA
- a CDS encoding GLPGLI family protein, whose translation MRELLLVLLITVPPLCRINAQSHNGIKIIDKAQYFASYNYEYQQDSTSTSSKKQKEMWLFIGENISEFSHNSIYRMDSMFYECLDVKKQSNLVHIINQLKDDSFNFFTQYSIIKDKSSNKIDLYEVASSNYYHLPDNISFNWKITNKKDTVIAGYQCKEAQTSYRGRQYRAWYTMAIPISDGPYKFKGLPGLIIKLEDTHKEHCFELETFKKINYNKPIYLWDKKFIEIEAKQYRKLKHNEALDRSRMIGAQVQNISSEKLGSVEAKILRRNNLIEKY comes from the coding sequence ATGAGAGAACTGCTTTTAGTCCTATTGATCACTGTACCCCCACTTTGCCGGATAAACGCTCAAAGCCATAACGGGATTAAAATCATCGATAAGGCTCAGTACTTTGCATCCTATAACTACGAATACCAGCAAGACTCAACCAGTACTAGTTCAAAAAAGCAAAAAGAAATGTGGTTATTCATTGGAGAGAACATCTCTGAATTTTCGCATAACAGCATTTACCGAATGGATTCTATGTTTTACGAATGCCTTGATGTTAAAAAACAATCAAACCTCGTACATATTATTAACCAATTAAAAGACGATTCTTTTAATTTTTTCACTCAGTACAGTATTATTAAAGATAAAAGCAGCAACAAGATAGATTTATATGAAGTTGCTTCAAGCAATTACTATCATCTTCCGGATAACATCTCATTCAATTGGAAAATAACCAACAAAAAAGATACGGTAATTGCAGGCTACCAATGCAAGGAAGCTCAAACAAGCTATAGAGGCAGACAATACAGAGCATGGTACACCATGGCTATTCCTATTAGTGATGGCCCCTATAAATTTAAAGGGCTACCTGGTTTAATTATAAAACTGGAAGACACTCACAAAGAACACTGTTTTGAATTAGAAACTTTCAAAAAGATTAACTACAACAAGCCCATATATTTATGGGATAAAAAATTCATCGAAATAGAAGCTAAGCAATACCGCAAACTAAAACATAACGAAGCATTAGACAGATCAAGAATGATAGGCGCCCAGGTTCAAAACATATCCTCCGAGAAATTAGGAAGTGTGGAAGCCAAAATACTAAGAAGGAATAATCTGATTGAAAAGTATTAA